In Aliamphritea ceti, a single window of DNA contains:
- a CDS encoding LysR substrate-binding domain-containing protein produces MQRPKKPMPPLNALRAFEAAARLQSLTKASEELFVTQGAVSQQVKLLEEYLGAPLFTRKSRKLQLTDLGRSYVPVLTQAFSNMRASTQELFDTSHQPVLQIKSGTTFAQRWLVERLPKFMAQYPEYRVRLKTSVWPNGEGVDGVDLEICHGYGDFSGSLVQRIIKEQWQVVASPGFMERYPGSHQLDQLIEMPLISIMGYREGWHSWFGEQGLVELQPMTSFESDNTTMAIDMAESGVGALLGLSGHLYEPLQSGRLIKANEYEMEAECGHYLVLPNRPMTAKVDNFCRWMLEELEEHPCKDNLDWNLSL; encoded by the coding sequence ATGCAGCGGCCGAAAAAACCCATGCCACCTCTGAATGCATTGCGCGCATTTGAAGCCGCAGCACGTTTACAGAGTTTAACTAAAGCTTCTGAAGAATTATTTGTTACTCAGGGGGCGGTGAGTCAGCAAGTAAAGTTGCTTGAAGAGTATCTTGGTGCCCCACTGTTTACCCGTAAATCCCGGAAATTACAGTTGACTGATCTGGGACGTTCCTATGTGCCCGTGCTTACGCAGGCATTCAGTAATATGCGGGCCAGTACGCAGGAGCTTTTTGATACATCGCATCAGCCGGTATTACAAATCAAGTCCGGTACTACGTTTGCACAGCGCTGGCTGGTTGAGCGTTTACCTAAGTTTATGGCGCAGTATCCTGAATACCGGGTACGTTTGAAAACTTCAGTCTGGCCGAATGGTGAAGGTGTTGATGGTGTTGATCTTGAAATTTGCCATGGCTATGGTGATTTTTCGGGATCACTGGTACAGCGCATTATTAAAGAACAATGGCAGGTAGTGGCAAGCCCAGGGTTTATGGAAAGGTATCCCGGCAGTCATCAGCTGGATCAGTTAATCGAAATGCCGCTGATCAGCATCATGGGTTATCGGGAAGGCTGGCATAGCTGGTTTGGTGAGCAGGGGTTAGTTGAATTGCAACCAATGACCAGTTTTGAAAGTGATAACACGACTATGGCGATAGATATGGCCGAGTCAGGGGTTGGAGCACTACTGGGGCTAAGTGGGCATTTGTATGAGCCGTTGCAAAGTGGCCGGCTGATTAAAGCTAATGAGTACGAAATGGAAGCGGAGTGCGGGCATTATCTGGTTCTGCCAAACCGCCCTATGACGGCCAAAGTTGATAATTTCTGTCGCTGGATGCTCGAAGAGTTAGAAGAGCATCCCTGCAAAGATAATCTCGATTGGAATCTGAGTTTGTAA
- a CDS encoding alkaline phosphatase family protein — translation MNKLILIMIDGISAGKFEQMRAQLPHLDALAKQGCQVKELTPEICGTSFPGRTSMIIGRPPAEHGVYGNKIWDGDVFRWSNPYDVRGETLAGFARKAGGDVINVGYGMVRPEDCNLFIKPWWVNDVMSRGRDNEPHPANEQWSLTNKNLDPDNRLQRLGMSIDDMVDPIADREQTLSLGMLADYQLMQVAATLAGADAPDLIMLEVGITDYYLHQYGTEHPQTELSLRTADAQVGALMTQLRNNGTLDKYNFAIMSDHGHTSMPDAVRCDLLLPEGCRWSSEGSVLMVAPRSAEEAATVTEQLLKQGMEVMSKDFIPADLHDTLIAFTCPEGEYVSFEADVMGTGAIRGASKYKSNHGMRPGTPEDNRFCIFAGPNVPQLEVEFATSVQVAPTMAAIMGIETDWTVESILQPV, via the coding sequence ATGAATAAACTCATTCTCATCATGATTGACGGCATCAGCGCCGGTAAATTTGAACAGATGCGCGCTCAGCTGCCTCACCTGGATGCTTTGGCCAAACAGGGCTGTCAGGTAAAAGAACTGACACCGGAGATTTGCGGAACATCATTCCCCGGCCGAACATCTATGATCATTGGCCGACCGCCAGCTGAACATGGTGTCTACGGCAACAAAATTTGGGATGGCGACGTATTCCGCTGGTCTAACCCTTATGACGTTCGTGGCGAAACCCTTGCAGGCTTTGCCCGTAAAGCCGGCGGTGATGTTATAAACGTTGGCTATGGCATGGTGCGTCCGGAAGACTGCAATCTGTTTATCAAGCCATGGTGGGTAAATGATGTAATGAGCCGCGGCCGTGATAATGAACCGCATCCGGCGAATGAGCAGTGGAGCCTCACCAATAAGAACCTGGATCCGGATAACCGTCTGCAACGTCTTGGCATGAGCATTGACGATATGGTCGATCCGATTGCCGACCGGGAACAAACACTTAGTCTGGGTATGCTGGCTGACTATCAGTTGATGCAGGTTGCTGCCACTCTGGCGGGTGCTGATGCACCTGATCTGATTATGCTGGAAGTAGGCATTACCGATTACTATTTGCACCAGTACGGCACTGAGCACCCGCAAACAGAACTGTCTTTACGTACTGCAGACGCGCAGGTTGGCGCGCTGATGACACAACTGCGCAATAACGGCACGTTGGATAAGTACAATTTCGCCATCATGAGTGATCACGGTCATACTTCTATGCCTGACGCTGTACGCTGCGACTTGCTGCTACCCGAAGGCTGTCGCTGGTCCAGTGAAGGCAGTGTATTAATGGTTGCACCACGTTCAGCGGAAGAAGCCGCGACCGTCACAGAACAGTTGCTGAAACAAGGTATGGAAGTCATGTCGAAAGACTTCATACCCGCAGACCTTCACGATACTCTGATCGCCTTTACTTGCCCTGAAGGTGAATATGTCAGCTTTGAAGCAGATGTAATGGGTACAGGAGCCATTCGTGGAGCCTCTAAATACAAGTCTAACCACGGCATGCGTCCGGGGACTCCTGAAGACAACCGGTTCTGCATCTTCGCAGGCCCTAACGTGCCACAGCTAGAAGTCGAGTTTGCCACCTCAGTACAGGTAGCTCCAACAATGGCAGCTATTATGGGTATTGAAACAGACTGGACAGTCGAATCTATTCTTCAGCCAGTGTAG
- the bufB gene encoding MNIO family bufferin maturase, producing the protein MQTNETAFVGVGLRQAHYQAVIDQAPSLGWFEVHSENYFNPGGPNHYFLQCVRDHYPLSLHGVGMSVGSTDPLDMNYLASLKQLIDRYEPFLVSDHISWSRHNGEYFPDLYPLPFTADVIQHLVSRIQQVQEYLGRKLILENVSSYVTFAESEMSEWDFLNEVTARSGCQLLLDVNNVAVNSCNHGFAATDFIAGISPCSVAEIHLSGAAHKIINQQPFIIDSHDAEVADSVWSLYQQAIERFGVVPSLIEWDSQMPDLQVLVDQAAIASEILGECVHAG; encoded by the coding sequence ATGCAGACGAATGAAACTGCTTTCGTCGGGGTAGGGTTAAGACAGGCACATTATCAGGCTGTTATTGATCAGGCTCCGTCGCTGGGGTGGTTTGAAGTGCATAGCGAAAATTATTTTAATCCCGGCGGGCCGAATCATTATTTTTTGCAATGTGTCAGGGATCATTACCCGCTTTCGCTTCATGGCGTAGGTATGTCTGTTGGATCGACAGATCCATTGGATATGAATTACCTGGCTTCGTTAAAGCAGTTAATCGACCGTTATGAGCCTTTTCTGGTTTCAGACCATATTTCCTGGAGTCGGCATAACGGAGAGTATTTTCCGGATTTATATCCGTTACCTTTCACCGCCGATGTTATTCAGCATCTTGTATCGCGTATTCAACAGGTGCAGGAATATTTGGGTAGAAAGCTGATTCTGGAAAACGTTTCAAGCTATGTGACTTTCGCTGAGTCAGAAATGTCGGAGTGGGATTTTCTAAATGAAGTGACTGCCAGAAGTGGCTGTCAGTTATTGCTGGATGTAAACAATGTTGCCGTGAATAGCTGTAACCATGGTTTTGCCGCAACAGATTTCATTGCCGGAATAAGCCCCTGCAGTGTGGCTGAAATACATCTTTCAGGTGCGGCGCACAAAATTATTAATCAGCAGCCTTTTATTATCGATAGTCATGATGCAGAAGTGGCCGATTCAGTATGGTCATTATACCAGCAGGCGATTGAGCGATTTGGTGTCGTACCAAGCCTGATTGAGTGGGATAGCCAAATGCCAGATCTGCAGGTATTAGTCGATCAGGCTGCGATTGCTTCAGAAATATTGGGAGAGTGCGTGCATGCTGGCTGA
- a CDS encoding HvfC/BufC N-terminal domain-containing protein, whose product MLAELQSNFITTLKQRELTDFASELVSTEVSAAERMHIYANHLGLTLRELLTAAYPILAVQLGEAEFTRLCVSYYRQRPMEKPEAWHFGEGFAEAMQEDAALVSEIPLIDLARIERASQCCFYAAELTPLAADALAGLDVEALCKVRFELLPSVQLLNVASQALGYWRQAQNVQLPARLVLPEQRSRLLIQRLPSGEVGVIELAPAVFLFIELLAAGSDFITAYEEVLNHFADFSVQETYQYCLTADVFSNQSG is encoded by the coding sequence ATGCTGGCTGAACTGCAAAGTAATTTCATTACTACGTTAAAGCAGCGGGAGCTCACAGACTTTGCTTCTGAACTGGTTTCTACCGAAGTCTCTGCGGCTGAGCGTATGCATATTTATGCAAATCATCTGGGGCTGACATTGCGTGAGTTACTAACTGCTGCATATCCCATACTAGCTGTTCAGTTGGGTGAGGCTGAGTTTACCCGTTTATGTGTCAGCTACTACCGGCAAAGACCAATGGAAAAGCCAGAGGCGTGGCATTTTGGTGAGGGCTTCGCAGAGGCTATGCAGGAAGATGCTGCATTGGTATCAGAAATTCCTTTAATTGATCTGGCTCGTATTGAGAGGGCATCACAGTGTTGTTTTTATGCTGCCGAACTGACGCCATTAGCTGCTGATGCTTTAGCCGGGCTGGATGTTGAGGCCTTATGTAAAGTGCGTTTTGAGTTGTTGCCGAGTGTTCAGTTATTAAATGTAGCCTCTCAGGCGCTTGGTTACTGGCGACAGGCACAAAATGTTCAGCTCCCGGCCAGGCTTGTGTTACCTGAACAGCGTTCAAGATTGCTAATACAGCGTTTACCCAGCGGTGAGGTTGGTGTAATCGAGCTGGCTCCTGCAGTGTTTTTGTTTATTGAGCTATTGGCAGCAGGTTCCGATTTTATAACGGCTTATGAAGAGGTGTTGAATCACTTCGCGGACTTCTCCGTTCAGGAGACATATCAATACTGCTTAACTGCAGATGTTTTTTCTAATCAGTCCGGCTGA
- the hemL gene encoding glutamate-1-semialdehyde 2,1-aminomutase — MSRSESLFQAAQNHIPGGVNSPVRAFKGVGGTPIFFKRGEGAYLFDEDDKQYIDYVGSWGPMILGHANPDVLNAVRGMIDSGLGFGAPTAIEIDMADKVCEMMPGMDLVRMVNSGTEATMSAIRLARGYTGRDKIVKFEGCYHGHSDSLLVKAGSGALTLGEPNSPGVPAALAEHTITLTYNDIDNVREAFAAAGDQIACIIVEPVAGNMNCIPPVDGFLQGLRDVCDEHGTVLILDEVMTGFRVSLTGAQGYYGVTPDLTTMGKVIGGGLPVGAFGGKREIMEQIAPLGPVYQAGTLSGNPIAMAAGLTMLNALQEEGFHERLSAKTELLAEGLESMALRHNVPFTTNYVGGMFGLFFTEQESVSCFADVMKCDTDKFNRFFHGMLEEGIYLAPSAFEAGFLSAAHSEADIEATIEAAGRVFAKL, encoded by the coding sequence ATGTCACGCTCAGAATCCCTGTTCCAGGCAGCTCAAAACCACATCCCAGGCGGTGTAAACTCACCGGTACGTGCTTTTAAAGGTGTCGGCGGCACACCTATTTTCTTCAAGCGTGGTGAAGGTGCTTACCTGTTTGACGAAGACGACAAGCAATATATCGATTACGTTGGCTCATGGGGCCCAATGATTCTGGGACATGCCAACCCGGACGTATTGAATGCCGTACGCGGTATGATCGACAGTGGTCTGGGCTTTGGTGCGCCAACTGCTATCGAAATTGATATGGCGGATAAAGTCTGTGAAATGATGCCGGGTATGGACCTGGTACGAATGGTTAACTCCGGCACCGAAGCGACTATGAGCGCGATTCGTCTGGCCCGGGGTTATACCGGCCGTGACAAAATCGTTAAGTTCGAAGGCTGCTACCATGGCCACTCTGACTCCCTGCTGGTTAAAGCAGGTTCTGGTGCGTTGACACTGGGCGAACCAAACTCTCCGGGCGTACCAGCAGCACTGGCTGAACACACTATTACGCTGACATACAACGATATCGACAATGTTCGTGAAGCCTTCGCTGCTGCCGGTGATCAGATTGCCTGCATCATTGTTGAGCCGGTTGCCGGTAACATGAACTGCATTCCACCAGTTGACGGCTTCCTGCAAGGCCTGCGCGATGTATGCGACGAACATGGCACAGTCCTGATTCTTGATGAAGTAATGACCGGATTCCGGGTTTCACTGACCGGTGCTCAGGGCTATTACGGTGTTACTCCAGACCTGACAACCATGGGTAAAGTTATCGGCGGCGGTCTGCCAGTGGGTGCCTTTGGCGGTAAACGTGAAATCATGGAACAGATTGCTCCACTTGGCCCGGTTTATCAGGCAGGTACTTTGTCTGGCAACCCTATCGCCATGGCAGCTGGCCTGACCATGCTAAACGCGTTACAGGAAGAAGGCTTCCATGAGCGTCTTTCAGCCAAAACAGAACTACTGGCTGAAGGCCTGGAAAGCATGGCCCTTCGCCATAACGTACCTTTCACTACGAATTACGTGGGCGGAATGTTTGGTCTGTTCTTCACTGAGCAGGAAAGTGTTTCCTGCTTTGCGGATGTCATGAAGTGCGATACTGACAAATTCAACCGCTTCTTCCACGGCATGCTGGAAGAAGGTATCTACCTGGCACCTTCAGCTTTCGAAGCCGGTTTCTTATCAGCGGCGCACAGCGAAGCTGATATCGAAGCGACAATCGAAGCTGCCGGCCGCGTTTTCGCTAAGCTATAA
- the thiE gene encoding thiamine phosphate synthase gives MNSRASDPRLQGLYGITDSQLMPNLNSMLFQVEAALRGGCGIIQYRDKSTGAKQRQQQAAALLDLCHQYDSLLLINDDIELAQAISADGVHLGQGDGNHADTRNILGPNAIIGITCHDDLQLAEQACSYDADYVAFGAFFASKTKPNAKPAPMHLLHDAKQNLPVPVVAIGGITVDNAHQIINAGADMLAVVHSLFSAEDITARAQSFQQLFR, from the coding sequence ATGAATAGCCGCGCTTCCGATCCCCGCCTGCAAGGGCTTTACGGTATTACCGACAGTCAACTTATGCCTAACCTGAATAGCATGCTTTTTCAGGTAGAAGCAGCATTACGGGGCGGTTGCGGCATAATTCAGTATCGCGATAAATCAACAGGCGCAAAACAGCGCCAACAGCAAGCTGCAGCCCTGTTAGATCTTTGCCATCAGTATGACAGTCTGCTACTGATCAACGATGACATTGAGCTGGCACAAGCAATTTCAGCAGATGGTGTGCATCTTGGGCAAGGTGATGGTAACCATGCTGACACCCGCAATATTCTCGGTCCGAATGCCATTATAGGCATTACCTGTCACGACGATTTACAGCTTGCAGAACAGGCATGCAGCTATGATGCAGACTACGTTGCCTTTGGTGCTTTCTTTGCGTCAAAGACTAAACCGAATGCTAAACCTGCGCCAATGCACCTTCTTCATGACGCAAAGCAAAACCTCCCTGTTCCGGTAGTAGCGATAGGCGGTATTACTGTGGATAATGCACATCAGATCATTAACGCCGGAGCGGATATGCTAGCTGTAGTACATAGTTTATTCAGCGCTGAAGACATAACCGCCCGGGCACAAAGCTTTCAACAGCTTTTTCGTTAA
- a CDS encoding chloride channel protein: protein MIQTLANLYYRIMLKNIFSFEHFRHRLAHAEALPQLVLLGIFSGLVTGMLILAFRLAIELPLSEWLPGGNTENFEDLPRWLHFALPVLGSIILAGIFYKLAPATRKVGIVHVMERLTYHQGHLPAKNMWLQFVSASVAILSGHSVGREGPAAHLGAACSSLLGQVLHLPNNSLRLLVGCGVAAAISAAFNTPLAGVIFAMEVILLEYTVIGFTPVLVSSVTAALLVKSVYGHDADFNIPALQIQSLNEIPLVILLGFIIALVAAGFMRLMLYSQKSAAWPMTSRLLLAGVLTGLAALFYPQVMGIGYDTISETLQGNFTLALLLGMLITKCLLTPIVLGLGIPGGLIGPTFFIGAITGAAFALLTAGMTGPEHSEVGLYAMLGMGAMMGAVLNAPLAALIALLELTANPNIIFPGMLAIVVATTTVRYVFKLPSIFLATLQNQGLDYRHEPLSLALSRIGVSSVLQSTVQLSINCNLTAAKNALQEKPQWLLLGNDSPDSILLPADLEAYIHEHSEETGQDIDLMEIPALRKDVAALSIKASLKEALDKMNHDQLDALYVCNINQQISGIITREQIEHIYTQKLHN, encoded by the coding sequence ATGATACAAACCCTCGCTAACCTTTACTATCGTATAATGCTGAAAAACATTTTTTCCTTCGAACATTTTCGCCACCGGCTTGCTCATGCCGAAGCCCTCCCGCAACTCGTATTGCTGGGGATCTTTTCCGGCCTAGTCACCGGCATGCTGATTCTGGCATTTCGCCTGGCAATCGAGCTACCGCTTTCTGAGTGGCTACCCGGCGGCAATACTGAGAATTTTGAAGATCTGCCCCGCTGGCTACATTTCGCCCTGCCGGTACTCGGCTCAATAATACTCGCCGGTATTTTTTACAAACTGGCGCCAGCAACCCGCAAAGTCGGCATTGTCCATGTAATGGAGCGGCTGACTTATCATCAGGGACATCTGCCTGCAAAGAACATGTGGTTACAGTTTGTATCTGCCTCTGTCGCAATTCTCAGCGGTCATTCTGTCGGCCGCGAAGGTCCGGCAGCACATCTTGGAGCAGCCTGCAGCAGTTTGTTAGGGCAAGTACTGCATTTACCTAATAACTCTTTACGCCTATTAGTTGGCTGCGGCGTTGCAGCGGCAATTTCCGCTGCTTTCAACACGCCTTTGGCCGGCGTTATTTTTGCGATGGAGGTTATTCTGCTGGAGTACACAGTTATCGGTTTTACCCCTGTACTGGTCTCATCAGTGACAGCTGCTCTGCTGGTAAAATCAGTGTACGGACATGACGCAGACTTCAACATTCCGGCATTACAAATCCAGTCACTAAACGAAATCCCACTGGTGATTCTGCTCGGATTTATCATCGCTCTGGTCGCTGCCGGTTTTATGCGTTTGATGTTATATAGCCAAAAGAGTGCTGCATGGCCAATGACCTCGCGACTATTACTCGCTGGCGTATTAACTGGCCTGGCAGCACTGTTTTATCCACAGGTAATGGGCATCGGCTATGACACGATAAGCGAAACATTGCAGGGGAACTTTACCTTAGCATTATTGCTCGGCATGCTGATTACTAAGTGCTTACTTACGCCAATTGTATTAGGTCTCGGCATTCCCGGCGGCTTAATAGGCCCAACCTTTTTTATCGGTGCTATTACTGGTGCTGCTTTCGCATTGCTCACTGCAGGTATGACTGGCCCGGAACATTCTGAAGTAGGCCTGTATGCAATGCTGGGTATGGGGGCAATGATGGGAGCTGTGCTTAACGCACCGTTAGCAGCCTTAATTGCCCTACTGGAATTAACAGCTAATCCGAATATTATCTTCCCCGGCATGCTGGCTATCGTGGTTGCAACTACAACTGTTCGTTATGTCTTTAAACTACCCTCTATATTCCTGGCGACCTTACAGAATCAGGGTTTAGATTACCGGCACGAACCTCTTAGTCTTGCACTCTCCCGCATAGGTGTGAGCAGCGTCTTACAAAGCACCGTTCAGCTATCTATTAACTGCAACCTAACAGCCGCTAAAAATGCTTTGCAGGAAAAACCCCAATGGCTGTTACTCGGTAATGACTCACCTGACAGCATTCTACTTCCTGCAGACCTAGAAGCTTATATCCACGAACATTCTGAAGAGACCGGTCAAGATATAGACCTAATGGAAATTCCTGCTTTACGTAAAGATGTCGCCGCTCTAAGCATTAAAGCTAGCCTAAAAGAAGCATTAGATAAAATGAATCATGACCAGCTTGATGCTCTCTATGTTTGCAATATTAATCAGCAAATTTCAGGCATCATCACCCGTGAACAGATAGAGCATATCTATACGCAGAAACTGCACAACTGA
- the argC gene encoding N-acetyl-gamma-glutamyl-phosphate reductase, whose translation MVKVGIVGGTGYTGVELLRLLANHSQVKVEVITSRSEEGVRVDDMYPNLRGHYDLRFSVPDVSTLSQCDVVFFATPHGVAMKMAPELMANGVKVIDLGADFRIKDLELWSQWYGMEHTSPEAAAMAVYGLPEVNREAIKSAQLIACPGCYPTAAQLGYLPLIENKLIDHRRLIADCKSGVSGAGRGASVGALMCETSESMKAYGVSGHRHLPEIKQQLSEAAGRPVGLTFVPHLTPMIRGIHATLYGTLKDPVDGLQELFEERYANEPFVDVMPAGSHPETRSVKGANICRISVFRPQNDDTVVVLSAIDNLVKGAAGQAIQNMNIMFGIAEDEGLRAVGMMP comes from the coding sequence GTGGTAAAAGTAGGTATTGTCGGCGGCACCGGTTACACCGGTGTAGAGTTGCTTAGATTATTGGCGAACCATTCTCAGGTAAAAGTTGAAGTTATTACTTCCCGATCTGAAGAAGGTGTTCGCGTTGATGATATGTACCCGAACCTGCGTGGTCACTATGATTTACGCTTTTCTGTGCCGGACGTATCGACACTGAGTCAGTGTGATGTGGTTTTCTTCGCGACGCCGCACGGTGTAGCAATGAAAATGGCGCCGGAGCTGATGGCTAACGGTGTGAAAGTGATTGATCTGGGTGCGGATTTCCGGATTAAGGATCTTGAGCTTTGGTCGCAGTGGTACGGAATGGAGCACACGTCTCCTGAAGCGGCTGCTATGGCTGTGTATGGTTTGCCTGAAGTAAATCGTGAAGCGATTAAATCTGCTCAGCTGATTGCCTGCCCGGGTTGTTACCCAACAGCGGCTCAGCTGGGGTATCTGCCATTGATTGAAAACAAGTTGATTGATCATCGCCGTCTGATTGCCGACTGTAAGTCTGGTGTCAGTGGTGCAGGTCGAGGTGCAAGTGTTGGTGCACTGATGTGTGAAACCAGCGAAAGCATGAAAGCATACGGAGTGTCGGGTCACCGCCACTTACCAGAAATTAAACAGCAGCTGAGTGAAGCTGCAGGCCGTCCGGTTGGTTTGACATTTGTACCACACCTGACGCCAATGATTCGTGGTATTCATGCAACGCTATACGGCACCCTGAAAGACCCTGTTGATGGTTTGCAGGAGCTGTTTGAGGAGCGTTATGCCAACGAGCCTTTCGTTGATGTGATGCCGGCGGGTAGCCATCCGGAAACGCGCAGTGTTAAGGGCGCAAATATTTGCCGGATCAGTGTGTTCCGTCCGCAGAATGATGACACTGTTGTTGTGCTGTCTGCCATTGATAACCTTGTAAAAGGCGCAGCAGGTCAGGCTATTCAGAATATGAACATCATGTTTGGTATCGCGGAAGATGAAGGTCTGCGCGCTGTTGGAATGATGCCATAA